From Candidatus Omnitrophota bacterium:
GAAGAGGGGATCGAGGAGTGGTTATATGTGCATGGCGGTATGGAGGCCTTGCTCCAAGTCCGCAGTCCGCGTGCCGGTGTGCGGACGGAGGGTTCTGGTCTAAGCAGAGAGGACTCACAAGCATTTATGGTGCTTTTGATGGCATTAGCGGCGAATCGAACCGGCAGTCTTGGCACCCTCGTTCGGCTCAAAGAGGAAACGGTTCGCCCGGCGTTTGCTGCGCGGGAATTGGAGGAGCGCGTTCAAAGCCTTTTGGATGAAATCAGCACTGATGATCCGGCAATCCTGAGGGATCAAGAGGCAGCAGCGATTCAATCCTGGTTGGAGGGCCAGACCGTTGTTACCGCTGCTTTGGCTGAGCCCCCTTCGATTTATCGGCAGATGGTTCCTGAACAAAAGTCCAATGTGCTCTTTGCCTCTACCTTGCAGACAGCGGATCCAGTGTATGCAGGCAGCGGGAGGAAGTTGAATGAGTTCAAGGGCAATCCGCCGACCCGGCAGTTTTTTCACGAACTTTTGCGCAGGCTGCATGTGATGCAATTTTATGACATGCAAACACTTCTTGCGGACCTCCGATTTCCTGGGAGCGAGCTCTATCAAGCCATTCATGATGGGCAACTGGATGCTGTTTGCCTATCGGGGTATGAGACGCAAATTGTCCTCCTATTGCAGGTGGCTGACACGATAAAGGCAATCAACCCGCAAATGCCGGTTCTGGTTGGCGGCCATATTACCGAGAGTTTTCATCCGGCCCTTCTGACGCAGCATTTCTCAATTGATATTGCCTGTCGCGGACTGGGGGAATACGTTTTGCCGATGCTCTTGAAGGGGCTGAAGGAAATCGGCAACCGAAACCAGCAGGGGCTGGATGAGGCAGCCGTGCAGCGTTTGATGGACTTGTCCCTTACCCGGACACTCCGGCAAGGTCAGACGGTGTCTGTTCGCCTTGGCGATGCTGCGGGCGATGGATGTGTGGCTATCCGGGATGCGCAGGGCAGGGTTTATGTGAGTGGCCCCGCCCCGGAGGCGGCGAATCCCGGGAACTTCGGGAAACCGGTATGGTCGCGGGATTCCCAGATCGAGGCACTTGTGAAGTTGCTTCCTGATACAGACTTGGCTCAACTCCGAAAGCTGGGTCTTCAGTTTATGGGAAGTATGGAGCCGGATCTTGCGGCAAGCCGATTCTATCCTCAAGGATCCGAAGAATGGGACGATATTGCCTTCTATGCGGGATGTCCGGGAGGCATGGCTGTTATCCAGCTTAACGACGGTTGCAGACATGGAAAGAATTGTCCATTTTGTCCGGTCGGTCAAAGGCCGCTGAACCGGCCAGGCCCGGACCGCGTTTTGGATATCATTGGAGAGGCTGTCGAGGAGGGAGCGACGGAAGTCTTCCTGGCGGCTGATGATGTGACAGGTGGTTCCTGGCTGAGGAGGCTGGCGCAGGGCATGCGGCAGCGAAATTTGTCAAACAAGGTGGCCGTATGGGCTCATTCACGCGTTCCCAGCGGATCTGAAATCCAGGAGTTTGTTCAAATGGCACGGGATGGTGTGATAGTCTCGAACGGGATCGGGTGTGACGGTTTTACTCCACAGTTGATTGGACCTGAAGGCTTGGGCAAGGCCTGGGGGCGGAGAGACCGGACGCCGGAGAGTTATCTTGAAGATGCCAGAGCCTTTGCCCGGGCTATGATAAGGGAAGGGTTTCCTGTCCAATACAATTTTATTGCTGTTCCGCGGGGTTATGACCCAGACTCGATATCTTTGCGCGATGTGGTGGAGGGGATCAGCGGTCTGAGCAGTTTCATGTGGGATCTGCAGCAAAGTACAGGCAGGACGCTGATTCCCACGTTCTCGGTCTATGTGTATCCTGTGGCCGGAGCGCCTTTAACCGAGCGTTGCACGTGGGACAATCAACCCACCCGGGTTGTGTTCACGGAAACCGAGCTGTCCAGGAAAGAATGGTACACCGGTGTGGATGAGAATACCGGAGAATCTTTTAGTGTGGAACTTCACCGCATCGGGGACACGTGGGGCGAATTAGTGCCTTTGCGAGAGATTGAATCGAATGGAGAAGAGAGGCGATATGTCTGCGTCTTCAGGCCGCTTTATTT
This genomic window contains:
- a CDS encoding cobalamin-dependent protein (Presence of a B(12) (cobalamin)-binding domain implies dependence on cobalamin itself, in one of its several forms, or in some unusual lineages, dependence on a cobalamin-like analog.); translated protein: MIQSLFRTLAFVLGLIPLAITPCLAPAIAETPVIQGTALAVRPFFEEGIEEWLYVHGGMEALLQVRSPRAGVRTEGSGLSREDSQAFMVLLMALAANRTGSLGTLVRLKEETVRPAFAARELEERVQSLLDEISTDDPAILRDQEAAAIQSWLEGQTVVTAALAEPPSIYRQMVPEQKSNVLFASTLQTADPVYAGSGRKLNEFKGNPPTRQFFHELLRRLHVMQFYDMQTLLADLRFPGSELYQAIHDGQLDAVCLSGYETQIVLLLQVADTIKAINPQMPVLVGGHITESFHPALLTQHFSIDIACRGLGEYVLPMLLKGLKEIGNRNQQGLDEAAVQRLMDLSLTRTLRQGQTVSVRLGDAAGDGCVAIRDAQGRVYVSGPAPEAANPGNFGKPVWSRDSQIEALVKLLPDTDLAQLRKLGLQFMGSMEPDLAASRFYPQGSEEWDDIAFYAGCPGGMAVIQLNDGCRHGKNCPFCPVGQRPLNRPGPDRVLDIIGEAVEEGATEVFLAADDVTGGSWLRRLAQGMRQRNLSNKVAVWAHSRVPSGSEIQEFVQMARDGVIVSNGIGCDGFTPQLIGPEGLGKAWGRRDRTPESYLEDARAFARAMIREGFPVQYNFIAVPRGYDPDSISLRDVVEGISGLSSFMWDLQQSTGRTLIPTFSVYVYPVAGAPLTERCTWDNQPTRVVFTETELSRKEWYTGVDENTGESFSVELHRIGDTWGELVPLREIESNGEERRYVCVFRPLYFSYSQDLKNLRDALARQYGKNIEVRRDLGLMQAIAEWVSQNGDDPSKRIARKALGFIEQMKYSFQDNERRSHEMLGALLRHKAQELAMAEFVSPDPDRRWLPWDQIYHDYGLEIHSWVISRDILKELRDLTNGMTSAQEYLEMLQQILAYFNQGKFTPSDAIRHQILENTESFLSNWICLVEAAKSREAPPATWTGFVPEIEYCL